A single genomic interval of Caballeronia sp. NK8 harbors:
- a CDS encoding GlxA family transcriptional regulator — protein sequence MNANDIPPTTRPIKTGRVSASIVGEDAVTQRMGFFLVPHFSMMALSSVTEPLRAANRVSGKALYSWHLMSADGEPVSSSSGFALLPDFAITSSPELSHVFVVASIGVSNYRNAQVFDFLRRYAANGSTIGGISLGTMILARAGLLDKRRCTIHWEALKELADEFPSLDVSRDLYCIEGDRMTCSGGTAAIDMMLDLIARQHGHQLAAEVADQFIHTRMRTAQESQKMAIQWRYGVEDRRIVHAVTLMEQNIERPIPMKTIASLAGISPRTFERMWIKHFNVRPSQFYLELRLKAAQKLIRESSLSLLDVAMQCGFASASHLGRCYKQLFSRTPGQERAASDAR from the coding sequence ATGAACGCGAACGACATCCCGCCGACCACGCGCCCGATCAAAACCGGGCGCGTGAGCGCATCCATCGTCGGCGAAGATGCGGTGACACAACGCATGGGCTTTTTCCTGGTCCCGCATTTTTCGATGATGGCGCTCAGTTCCGTCACCGAGCCGCTGCGCGCGGCGAATCGCGTGAGCGGCAAGGCGCTGTATAGCTGGCATCTGATGAGCGCGGACGGCGAGCCGGTTTCCTCGAGCTCGGGATTCGCGCTGTTGCCGGACTTCGCGATCACGTCGTCGCCTGAACTGAGTCATGTGTTCGTGGTCGCGAGCATTGGCGTGTCGAACTATCGCAATGCGCAGGTCTTCGATTTCCTGCGCCGCTATGCCGCGAACGGATCGACGATCGGCGGCATCAGTCTCGGCACGATGATCCTCGCGCGCGCGGGCCTGCTCGACAAGCGGCGCTGCACGATTCACTGGGAAGCGCTCAAGGAACTCGCCGACGAGTTTCCATCGCTCGACGTTAGCCGCGATCTCTACTGCATAGAAGGCGATCGCATGACGTGCAGCGGCGGCACCGCCGCCATCGACATGATGCTCGATCTGATCGCGCGTCAGCACGGGCATCAACTCGCGGCTGAAGTGGCCGATCAGTTCATCCATACTCGCATGCGTACCGCGCAGGAAAGCCAGAAGATGGCGATTCAATGGCGCTACGGCGTCGAAGACCGGCGCATCGTTCATGCGGTAACGCTGATGGAACAGAACATCGAGCGCCCTATTCCGATGAAGACGATCGCATCGCTCGCGGGCATTTCGCCACGCACGTTCGAGCGCATGTGGATCAAGCATTTCAACGTGCGGCCTTCGCAGTTCTATCTGGAATTGCGGCTGAAGGCGGCGCAAAAGCTGATTCGCGAATCGTCGCTTTCCTTGCTCGATGTCGCGATGCAATGCGGCTTCGCGAGCGCATCGCATCTCGGGCGCTGCTACAAACAATTGTTCTCCAGGACACCCGGACAGGAGCGCGCCGCGAGCGACGCGCGCTGA
- a CDS encoding nitrilase-related carbon-nitrogen hydrolase: MTTIKVAAAQTDTAYGDLHANLARHLDHIGDAKKRGVRLLVFPELSLHGHSGGKDALRLAMTRDDPAIAQLAEASAGMHVVFGFIEEAPGGQFYNSQATVANGKLVHVHRKTMLATYGKLRDGLYFAAGAKPESYAIDDEWRVATPICNDLWNPAVVHGLMCDGITLLAAPISSAREAVGEGFDNPSGWDINLRFYALTYGVPIVMANRVGTEGMMTFWGGSRVLDPFGKTIAQAQDEEECLVVGELDYEAVRRARFLLPTVRDARIYAQRT; encoded by the coding sequence ATGACCACGATCAAGGTGGCGGCCGCGCAAACCGATACGGCTTACGGCGACCTGCACGCGAACCTCGCGCGGCATCTCGACCATATCGGCGATGCGAAGAAGCGCGGCGTGCGTCTGCTCGTCTTTCCCGAGCTTTCGCTGCATGGCCATAGCGGCGGCAAGGACGCGCTGCGTCTCGCGATGACGCGCGACGATCCCGCGATCGCCCAGCTCGCGGAAGCGAGCGCCGGGATGCACGTGGTGTTCGGCTTCATCGAGGAAGCGCCGGGCGGACAGTTCTACAACAGCCAGGCGACGGTCGCGAACGGCAAGCTGGTTCACGTGCACCGCAAGACGATGCTCGCCACCTACGGAAAGCTGCGCGACGGTCTCTACTTCGCCGCGGGCGCGAAGCCAGAAAGCTATGCGATCGATGACGAATGGCGCGTCGCGACGCCCATCTGCAACGACCTGTGGAACCCGGCGGTCGTGCACGGACTCATGTGCGACGGCATCACCCTGCTCGCCGCGCCGATCAGCTCGGCGCGCGAGGCAGTGGGCGAAGGCTTCGACAATCCGTCGGGCTGGGACATCAATCTGCGCTTCTACGCGCTCACGTACGGCGTGCCGATCGTGATGGCGAACCGCGTCGGCACCGAGGGCATGATGACCTTCTGGGGCGGCTCGCGCGTTCTCGATCCGTTCGGCAAGACCATCGCGCAGGCGCAAGACGAAGAGGAATGCCTCGTCGTCGGCGAACTCGATTACGAAGCTGTTCGCCGCGCGCGCTTCCTTCTGCCGACGGTGCGCGACGCGCGCATCTACGCGCAGCGAACCTGA
- a CDS encoding ProQ/FinO family protein, with amino-acid sequence MGFEQLAGLKKQLEKQAASKAAEKKAPRGRRPAPAAGAKPAAAAKPVNPSKPAKPAGAQKPAAPSKPVDPVVHTIGKLQKRFPLAFPKNPAPKVPLKVGIFEDLVKHAAELGLDEKELRGAIKVWCRGNRYWTCLVQGAPRIDLTGGQAGEVSPADAERAGYLEANRLARSAAAPKTAEPAKTAESAK; translated from the coding sequence ATGGGTTTCGAACAACTCGCCGGACTGAAAAAGCAACTCGAGAAACAGGCTGCTAGCAAGGCAGCAGAGAAAAAGGCGCCGCGCGGGCGGCGTCCCGCGCCGGCGGCCGGGGCGAAGCCGGCGGCGGCAGCGAAGCCGGTGAATCCGTCGAAGCCGGCGAAGCCGGCGGGGGCGCAGAAGCCGGCGGCGCCATCGAAGCCGGTGGATCCTGTCGTACACACGATCGGCAAGCTGCAGAAGCGGTTTCCGCTCGCATTTCCGAAGAATCCCGCTCCCAAGGTTCCGCTCAAGGTCGGTATTTTCGAGGACCTCGTGAAACATGCGGCGGAACTCGGCCTCGACGAGAAGGAATTGCGTGGCGCGATCAAGGTCTGGTGCCGCGGCAATCGTTACTGGACCTGTCTCGTGCAGGGCGCGCCTCGAATCGATCTGACGGGCGGGCAGGCGGGCGAAGTATCGCCGGCGGATGCGGAACGCGCCGGGTATCTGGAAGCGAACCGCCTGGCGCGGTCGGCTGCGGCTCCGAAGACGGCGGAACCGGCCAAGACGGCGGAATCCGCCAAGTAA
- a CDS encoding acyl-CoA dehydrogenase family protein, giving the protein MRDFLLDDADRAFRAEVRDFLQRELAPRAADIEDRQSWDAVKHVVRALGAAGYLKLMFPDLYQGKLEHPGLTHATILSEEASYINYAFETTIATALSCAYPLHRHASERLRDTYLAPILEGTAIGAICVTEPNVGSDSAGMETRIEFDEARNEWVINGFKRYISNASVADVYIVYGLTDDGMTAVAVPKHARGISFPRNYTFMGRRGCIVGEVRFENCRVPADHLLGERGGGFRIMRGMFNFERAILGGSGLGVARSAFDIATAHAQSRTSFGQPLGCKQLIWDKIAQMSWRIDASELITYRATKMYDAGADGKALMKEAAMAKLVATETANYCANETVQILGGDGITKEYGRAEQLYRDARALTIVGGTSEVAKYLIAGRDLPDIRITL; this is encoded by the coding sequence ATGCGCGATTTTCTTTTAGACGATGCGGACCGGGCCTTCCGCGCCGAAGTCCGCGACTTCCTGCAACGCGAGCTTGCACCGCGCGCCGCCGATATCGAAGACCGTCAAAGCTGGGATGCGGTCAAACATGTGGTGCGCGCGCTCGGCGCGGCGGGCTATCTGAAGCTGATGTTTCCCGATCTGTATCAGGGCAAGCTCGAACACCCCGGCCTCACGCACGCAACGATCCTCTCCGAAGAGGCGTCCTACATCAACTATGCGTTCGAGACGACCATCGCGACGGCGCTCTCGTGCGCGTATCCGCTGCATCGCCATGCGAGCGAGCGTCTGCGCGATACGTATCTCGCACCGATTCTCGAAGGCACGGCGATCGGCGCGATCTGTGTGACCGAGCCGAACGTGGGCAGCGATTCGGCGGGCATGGAAACGCGCATCGAATTCGATGAAGCGCGCAACGAGTGGGTCATCAACGGCTTCAAGCGGTATATCTCGAACGCGTCGGTGGCGGATGTCTATATCGTGTACGGCCTGACCGATGACGGCATGACCGCGGTCGCCGTGCCGAAGCATGCGCGCGGCATCAGCTTCCCGCGCAACTATACGTTCATGGGGCGGCGCGGCTGCATCGTCGGCGAAGTCAGGTTCGAGAATTGCCGCGTGCCGGCCGATCATCTGCTCGGCGAGCGAGGCGGCGGCTTTCGCATCATGCGCGGCATGTTCAACTTCGAGCGCGCGATTCTCGGCGGCTCGGGTCTCGGCGTCGCGCGCAGCGCATTCGATATCGCCACGGCGCACGCGCAATCGCGCACATCCTTCGGTCAGCCGCTCGGTTGCAAGCAGCTCATCTGGGACAAGATCGCGCAGATGAGCTGGCGTATCGACGCATCGGAACTCATCACCTATCGCGCGACCAAGATGTACGACGCGGGCGCCGACGGCAAGGCGCTGATGAAGGAAGCCGCGATGGCCAAGCTGGTCGCGACCGAAACCGCGAACTACTGCGCCAACGAAACCGTGCAGATTCTCGGCGGCGACGGCATCACGAAGGAATACGGCCGCGCCGAACAGCTGTACCGCGATGCGCGTGCGCTGACCATCGTCGGCGGCACGTCAGAAGTCGCCAAGTATCTGATCGCGGGCCGCGATCTTCCCGACATCCGGATCACTCTCTAG
- a CDS encoding class I adenylate-forming enzyme family protein: MLTITSLFENTVAKYPDRPALTCGAVSLTYAQWSVRVRRLAQALFDLGVRQMDRVAILQKTSDATPTAYMACQLLGAIAVPMNFRLSANEAAFILRDAGARALIYDDSMLPVVGKIEQALPDLRTYVCVDNGADIPAHHHSFEALIERVQQLDAPLPRLEPGDISALVYTSGTTGRPKGAIHTHGNDVAIATNCVMEYSLTSTDAALHIAPLYHVGGMQAYFVPHLMVGAHNVILPRYEPLATLQAIAHYGITTLFAVPTQIQDMLFHPDFASIDTHSLRMITTGGAAIPAKTMQRVIDEFCPNIFNGYGMTEASLTLLLHPRDALTYLGSCGKPTLISTCRVIRNDPARVVTPGETVAAGEVGQLIVKGPQLASGYWNNPVETDKKFKSGWLYTGDLFSIDEAGYFHFQGRADDMIVSGGENIYPREIEEVLYHCPGVQEAAVIGVPDDKWGQAVTAFIVRSVATLTEDDVVAFCKNGDDLAPYKRPKKVFFVEKLPLNPSGKVLRHELAGPVYQSMLSGAPQ; this comes from the coding sequence ATGCTCACGATCACGTCGCTCTTCGAAAACACGGTCGCCAAATATCCGGACCGTCCCGCGCTCACCTGCGGCGCCGTTTCACTCACGTACGCGCAATGGAGCGTGCGCGTGCGCCGTCTCGCGCAGGCGCTGTTCGATCTCGGCGTGCGTCAGATGGACCGCGTCGCCATTCTGCAGAAAACCTCCGACGCGACGCCGACCGCCTACATGGCGTGCCAGTTGCTCGGCGCCATCGCGGTGCCGATGAACTTTCGCCTGTCCGCCAACGAAGCCGCGTTCATCCTGCGCGACGCCGGCGCGCGCGCGTTGATCTATGACGATTCGATGCTTCCGGTCGTCGGCAAGATCGAGCAGGCGCTGCCGGATCTGCGCACCTATGTGTGCGTGGACAACGGCGCCGACATACCCGCGCATCACCATTCGTTCGAGGCGTTGATCGAACGCGTGCAGCAACTCGATGCGCCGCTGCCGCGCCTCGAACCCGGCGATATCTCCGCGCTCGTCTATACGTCCGGCACGACGGGCCGCCCGAAAGGCGCGATCCACACGCACGGCAACGATGTCGCAATCGCGACGAACTGCGTGATGGAGTACAGCCTCACCAGCACCGACGCCGCGCTGCATATCGCGCCGCTCTATCATGTCGGGGGCATGCAGGCGTACTTCGTGCCGCATCTGATGGTCGGCGCGCACAACGTGATTTTGCCGCGCTACGAACCGCTCGCCACCTTGCAGGCGATCGCGCACTACGGCATCACGACGCTCTTCGCCGTGCCGACGCAGATTCAGGACATGCTGTTCCATCCGGACTTCGCCTCGATCGACACGCACAGCCTGCGCATGATCACGACCGGCGGCGCGGCGATTCCGGCGAAGACGATGCAACGCGTGATCGACGAGTTCTGCCCGAACATCTTCAACGGCTACGGCATGACCGAAGCGAGCCTTACGCTGCTGCTGCATCCGCGCGATGCGCTCACGTATCTCGGCTCGTGCGGCAAGCCCACGCTCATCAGCACATGCCGCGTGATCCGCAACGATCCGGCGCGCGTCGTGACGCCCGGCGAGACCGTCGCGGCGGGTGAAGTGGGCCAGTTGATCGTGAAAGGTCCGCAGCTCGCATCGGGTTACTGGAACAACCCGGTCGAAACCGACAAGAAGTTCAAGTCCGGCTGGCTCTATACCGGCGATCTCTTCAGCATCGACGAAGCCGGTTACTTCCACTTTCAGGGCCGCGCTGACGACATGATCGTGTCGGGCGGCGAGAACATCTATCCGCGTGAAATCGAAGAGGTGCTGTATCACTGCCCCGGCGTGCAGGAAGCCGCGGTGATCGGCGTACCCGACGACAAGTGGGGACAGGCGGTGACGGCGTTCATCGTGCGCAGCGTGGCGACGCTGACGGAAGACGATGTGGTCGCGTTCTGCAAGAACGGCGACGATCTCGCGCCCTACAAGCGGCCCAAGAAAGTCTTCTTCGTCGAGAAACTGCCGCTGAATCCGAGCGGCAAGGTGCTGCGTCACGAACTCGCCGGACCCGTTTATCAAAGCATGCTATCAGGAGCCCCGCAATGA
- a CDS encoding crotonase/enoyl-CoA hydratase family protein: protein MSEPVLYEQDGHVVTMTLNRPETRNAITELAVVDAIIACLERAQGDLSVRAIVLTGAGPAFSSGGNIKHMRDEVGTFSGTSAHIRENYRRGIQRIPRAFHELDVPCIAAVNGPAHGAGCDLALMCDIRIAGESALFAESFAKVGIIPGDGGAWLLPRAVGLSRANEMIFTGNAIDAKRAEQWGLVSRVVPDADLMDTALTLAREIASNAPDILRMSKRLVREGQRMDLPSLLELSAAFQGIAHRTADHREAIAATFERRAAVYTGD, encoded by the coding sequence ATGAGCGAACCCGTACTGTACGAACAGGACGGCCACGTCGTCACGATGACGCTGAACCGTCCCGAGACGCGCAACGCCATCACCGAACTGGCAGTCGTCGATGCAATCATCGCGTGTCTGGAGCGCGCGCAAGGCGACCTGTCGGTGCGCGCGATCGTGCTGACGGGCGCGGGTCCGGCGTTCTCGTCGGGCGGCAACATCAAGCATATGCGCGATGAGGTCGGCACGTTTTCTGGCACGTCCGCGCATATCCGCGAGAACTATCGGCGCGGCATCCAGCGCATTCCGCGCGCGTTCCACGAACTCGACGTGCCGTGCATCGCGGCGGTCAACGGCCCCGCGCACGGCGCCGGTTGCGATCTCGCGCTGATGTGCGATATCCGCATTGCGGGCGAAAGCGCGCTGTTTGCCGAGAGTTTCGCGAAGGTCGGCATCATTCCCGGCGATGGCGGCGCGTGGCTGCTGCCGCGTGCGGTCGGCCTGTCGCGCGCCAATGAAATGATCTTTACCGGCAACGCGATCGATGCGAAGCGCGCCGAGCAATGGGGACTCGTGTCGCGCGTCGTGCCCGATGCGGATCTGATGGACACCGCGCTCACGCTCGCGCGCGAAATCGCGAGCAACGCGCCCGATATCCTGCGCATGTCGAAGCGCCTCGTGCGCGAAGGGCAACGCATGGACCTGCCGAGTCTGCTGGAACTGTCGGCGGCGTTTCAGGGCATCGCGCATCGCACGGCGGATCATCGCGAGGCGATCGCGGCGACCTTCGAGCGGCGCGCGGCAGTCTATACGGGAGACTGA
- a CDS encoding porin, with amino-acid sequence MKKHIVAAAALGMFAMFSGAAHAQSSVTLYGIIDAGITYANKVATAGGHDSVVKYADGVAQGSRWGLRGAEDLGGGLKAIFVLENGFNSGDGTLGQGGAEFGRQAYVGVSKNEFGSLTFGRQYSFSTDYLGGNYTMGSQTPAGNYAYHINDLDQLTSSRINNAVKFSSASFYGVTFGAMYGFSNSTNFAGSPTIGTGANAVQGSSSAYSFGLNYAQGPLGIGAAYTKLRYPNAATPAFSVSIANVNTLGLHDLETFGVGARYSIAAAVIWANWTHTMFHQITAGSSTLNNYEVGGKYAFTPAFSAGVGYTFSDLSGNFDGRWNQFNGVVDYALSKRTDVYLIGAYQKASGNNRGVPVQAEIGSASSFIGNAGANTQFVTRVGLRHKF; translated from the coding sequence ATGAAGAAGCACATCGTAGCGGCAGCGGCACTCGGCATGTTCGCCATGTTCAGTGGTGCGGCGCACGCGCAAAGCAGCGTCACGCTGTACGGCATCATCGACGCCGGTATCACGTATGCGAACAAGGTCGCGACGGCCGGCGGCCACGATAGCGTGGTCAAGTACGCGGACGGTGTCGCGCAAGGCAGCCGCTGGGGTCTGCGCGGCGCGGAAGATCTGGGCGGCGGTCTGAAGGCGATCTTCGTGCTCGAGAACGGCTTCAACAGCGGCGATGGCACGCTCGGCCAGGGCGGCGCCGAATTCGGCCGTCAGGCGTATGTCGGTGTTTCGAAGAATGAATTCGGCTCGCTGACCTTCGGTCGTCAATACTCGTTCTCGACCGACTATCTCGGCGGCAACTACACGATGGGCAGCCAGACGCCCGCCGGCAACTACGCGTATCACATCAACGATCTGGATCAACTGACCTCGAGCCGCATCAACAACGCGGTCAAGTTCAGCAGCGCGAGCTTCTACGGCGTGACGTTCGGCGCGATGTACGGCTTCTCGAACTCGACCAACTTCGCGGGCTCGCCCACGATCGGAACCGGTGCGAACGCGGTGCAGGGTTCGTCGAGCGCGTACAGCTTCGGTTTGAACTACGCGCAAGGGCCGCTCGGCATCGGCGCGGCGTATACCAAGCTGCGCTATCCGAATGCCGCGACGCCCGCGTTCAGCGTGAGCATCGCCAACGTGAACACGCTCGGCCTGCATGATCTGGAAACCTTCGGCGTCGGCGCGCGTTACTCGATCGCCGCCGCGGTGATCTGGGCAAACTGGACGCACACGATGTTCCATCAGATCACGGCTGGATCGTCGACGCTGAACAACTATGAAGTCGGCGGCAAGTATGCGTTCACGCCGGCCTTCAGCGCAGGCGTCGGTTATACGTTCTCGGACCTCAGCGGCAACTTCGACGGCAGATGGAATCAGTTCAACGGCGTGGTCGACTACGCACTGTCGAAGCGCACCGACGTCTATTTGATCGGCGCGTATCAGAAGGCGTCGGGCAACAACCGGGGTGTGCCGGTGCAGGCGGAGATCGGTTCGGCGTCGTCGTTTATCGGCAATGCGGGCGCGAACACGCAGTTCGTGACGCGCGTCGGCCTGCGTCACAAGTTCTGA
- a CDS encoding MmgE/PrpD family protein, which yields MGTSAIAFIHELTFDALPERVIEQARLCVLDLLGVALAGRQTELSRIAGDHAAEFFAPGTLRSRMLFDGRFASPIGAGLAGAMTIDSCDGHDGHAQTKGHVGVTVLPALLALADMRPGMSGREFLACVVLGYELGTRAGIALHASACDYHTSGAWNALAAAALAARVLPLDMRQTREALGIAEYHGPRSQMMRCIDHPTMVKDGSGWGCMAGLSAAFLAQRGFTGAPALTIEQDETRSLWSDLGERWRIMEQYFKPQPVCRWAHPAIDAALALKSRHGFTSAQIRAVNVRTFHHATRLAHAAPASTEEAQYSLLFPVAVALKHGAVRFDALHGDALRDSEVLRLSHLIRTEEGAEYTSRFPGERLAEVSIELFDGKRFDSGATQALGDPDTPLDEAAIRAKFHAFADTACGANMAHRLERTIDALDTGDVTPLLDLVLGSIRV from the coding sequence ATGGGCACATCCGCAATCGCATTCATTCATGAGCTGACGTTCGATGCGCTGCCTGAACGCGTCATCGAACAAGCCAGACTATGTGTGCTCGATCTGCTCGGCGTCGCGCTCGCAGGAAGGCAGACGGAACTGTCGCGCATCGCGGGCGATCACGCGGCCGAGTTCTTCGCGCCCGGCACGCTGCGCTCGCGCATGCTCTTCGATGGGCGCTTTGCCAGCCCGATCGGCGCCGGTCTCGCGGGCGCGATGACCATCGATAGCTGCGACGGTCACGACGGTCACGCGCAAACCAAAGGCCATGTCGGCGTGACCGTGCTGCCCGCGCTGCTCGCGCTTGCCGACATGCGGCCCGGCATGAGCGGCCGCGAGTTTCTCGCGTGCGTGGTGCTCGGCTATGAACTCGGCACGCGTGCGGGCATTGCGTTGCACGCGAGTGCCTGCGATTATCATACGTCGGGCGCGTGGAACGCCCTGGCCGCGGCGGCGCTCGCCGCGCGCGTGTTGCCGCTCGACATGCGGCAGACGCGCGAGGCGCTCGGCATCGCGGAGTATCACGGCCCGCGGAGTCAGATGATGCGCTGCATCGATCACCCGACGATGGTGAAGGACGGTTCCGGCTGGGGCTGCATGGCGGGTCTCTCCGCAGCCTTTCTCGCGCAGCGCGGCTTCACGGGCGCGCCGGCGCTCACCATCGAGCAGGACGAAACCCGCAGTCTATGGAGCGATCTCGGCGAGCGCTGGCGCATCATGGAGCAATATTTCAAACCGCAACCGGTCTGCCGATGGGCGCATCCCGCCATCGATGCCGCACTCGCGCTCAAATCGAGGCACGGCTTCACCAGCGCGCAGATTCGCGCGGTGAACGTGCGTACCTTTCATCACGCGACGCGCCTCGCGCACGCCGCACCGGCATCGACGGAAGAGGCGCAATATAGTCTGCTCTTTCCCGTCGCCGTAGCGCTGAAGCACGGTGCGGTACGTTTCGACGCGCTGCACGGCGACGCGTTGCGCGACAGCGAAGTGCTGCGCCTGAGCCATCTCATTCGCACCGAGGAAGGTGCGGAGTACACGTCGCGTTTTCCGGGCGAGCGCCTGGCCGAAGTGAGCATCGAGCTTTTCGACGGCAAGCGTTTCGACTCCGGCGCGACGCAAGCACTGGGCGATCCCGATACCCCGCTCGATGAAGCGGCGATCCGCGCCAAGTTCCACGCCTTTGCCGATACCGCATGCGGCGCTAACATGGCGCATCGACTGGAGCGCACCATCGACGCACTCGACACCGGCGACGTGACGCCCTTGCTCGATCTCGTGCTCGGTTCGATTCGCGTCTAG
- a CDS encoding ABC transporter permease: MMMMVVVAGVLAIIVAIPAGVYLSRPSQKRGAAVVMQSLNAGQAVPKLALLALAMSVMGIGAVPAIFGLWVATLLPIALNTYEGLRAVPRSLIEAATGMGMTPWQILWRVELPNALYVIFAGIRTALAITVGTAPLAFLIGGGGLGELIFTGIDLNDFGMLLAGAVPTALLAIFTDAFVGQMQRLLVSRGVNPQT, encoded by the coding sequence ATGATGATGATGGTCGTGGTGGCGGGCGTGCTCGCGATCATCGTCGCGATTCCGGCGGGCGTCTATCTGAGCCGTCCTTCGCAAAAGCGCGGCGCGGCCGTCGTGATGCAGTCGCTCAACGCGGGACAGGCCGTGCCGAAGCTCGCGCTGCTCGCCCTCGCGATGAGCGTGATGGGCATCGGCGCGGTGCCCGCGATCTTCGGGCTGTGGGTCGCGACGCTGCTGCCGATCGCCTTGAACACCTACGAAGGCCTGCGCGCGGTGCCGCGCTCGCTGATCGAAGCCGCGACCGGCATGGGCATGACGCCGTGGCAGATTCTCTGGCGCGTCGAGCTTCCCAATGCGCTCTATGTGATCTTCGCGGGCATCCGCACGGCACTGGCGATCACGGTCGGTACGGCGCCGCTCGCATTTCTGATCGGCGGCGGCGGGCTCGGTGAGCTGATCTTCACCGGCATCGATCTTAACGATTTCGGCATGCTGCTCGCGGGCGCCGTTCCGACCGCGCTGCTCGCGATCTTCACGGATGCGTTCGTCGGGCAGATGCAGCGCCTGCTCGTTTCGCGCGGCGTGAATCCGCAAACCTGA
- a CDS encoding DUF4863 family protein, translating into MPQTQAAQTSKEALIARCLPFLEEIKDITPDTNVEHWLNTRYGVNSALYRDLARLIKLGVDEGWAADVEISGPRYRRARLVAPCPETFFFSITAVLMDSTGNEQNNPEGSFRGDYHTHPYGEFNMVVPLDENAALAGPNGWCHGGWTAPAPGSHHYPEAKGGAVIALFFLPAGRISYDIAPPR; encoded by the coding sequence ATGCCCCAGACTCAAGCCGCACAAACCAGCAAGGAAGCACTCATCGCGCGATGCCTGCCCTTTCTCGAAGAGATCAAGGACATAACGCCAGACACGAACGTCGAGCACTGGCTCAACACTCGATACGGCGTAAATAGCGCGTTATACAGGGATCTGGCACGGCTGATCAAGCTAGGCGTCGACGAAGGCTGGGCAGCAGATGTCGAAATCTCCGGCCCGCGATATCGGCGCGCGCGTCTCGTCGCACCGTGTCCGGAGACGTTCTTCTTCAGCATCACCGCAGTTCTGATGGACAGCACCGGCAACGAGCAGAACAATCCGGAAGGCAGCTTTCGCGGCGACTATCACACGCACCCGTACGGCGAGTTCAACATGGTCGTGCCGCTCGATGAAAACGCGGCGCTCGCCGGTCCGAACGGATGGTGTCATGGCGGCTGGACCGCGCCCGCGCCGGGAAGCCACCACTACCCGGAAGCGAAGGGCGGCGCGGTGATCGCGCTGTTCTTTCTACCGGCCGGGCGAATCTCATACGATATCGCGCCGCCGCGATGA
- a CDS encoding glycine betaine ABC transporter substrate-binding protein, which translates to MRKLFAVSFGILISMFASTAASAASVVVGGKNFTEQQLMAEMTARYLEAKGFTVTKKDGMGSAVLRQAQENGQVDVYWEYTGTSLITYNKVNDRLSPDDTYKKVKELDAAKGLVWLNPSKANNTYAFAMNQDEAKKLGIVTMSDLAKAIKDGKELTFACNSEFYARPDGLRPLQKQYGFEFSQGDVKRMDTGLTYQALKDRQVNVALVFATDGRVPAFNFVLLKDDKGYFPSYALTPVIRKATLDANPTLGPLLNALSAKLDASTMARLNASVDVQKKSFSDVANQFLKESGLI; encoded by the coding sequence ATGAGAAAGTTATTCGCTGTATCGTTCGGCATCCTTATTTCGATGTTCGCAAGCACAGCCGCAAGTGCCGCGTCGGTGGTGGTCGGCGGAAAGAACTTCACGGAGCAGCAATTGATGGCCGAGATGACCGCGCGTTATCTCGAGGCGAAAGGCTTCACCGTGACGAAGAAGGACGGCATGGGCAGCGCCGTGCTGCGTCAGGCGCAGGAGAACGGCCAGGTCGACGTGTACTGGGAATACACCGGCACGTCGCTGATCACCTACAACAAGGTCAACGACCGTCTCTCGCCTGACGACACCTACAAGAAAGTCAAGGAACTGGATGCGGCGAAGGGCCTCGTGTGGCTGAACCCGTCGAAGGCGAACAACACGTACGCGTTCGCGATGAATCAGGACGAAGCGAAGAAGCTCGGCATCGTCACGATGAGCGATCTCGCGAAAGCGATCAAGGACGGCAAGGAACTCACGTTCGCCTGCAACTCCGAGTTCTATGCGCGTCCGGACGGTCTGCGCCCGCTGCAGAAGCAATACGGTTTCGAGTTCAGCCAGGGTGACGTGAAGCGCATGGACACGGGCCTCACGTATCAGGCGCTGAAGGATCGTCAGGTGAATGTCGCGCTGGTTTTCGCCACCGATGGCCGCGTGCCGGCGTTCAACTTCGTCTTGCTGAAGGACGACAAGGGTTATTTCCCCTCCTACGCATTGACGCCGGTGATCCGCAAGGCGACGCTCGACGCGAACCCGACGCTCGGACCGCTGCTCAACGCGCTGTCGGCGAAGCTCGATGCGTCCACGATGGCGCGCCTGAACGCGAGCGTCGACGTGCAGAAGAAGTCGTTCTCCGATGTGGCGAATCAGTTCCTCAAAGAGTCCGGGCTGATCTGA